Proteins from one Sabethes cyaneus chromosome 2, idSabCyanKW18_F2, whole genome shotgun sequence genomic window:
- the LOC128736520 gene encoding adenosine deaminase-like protein: MDFFHKLPKIELHAHLNGSLSNSTLAELQEIKYGKETTATEKSDFLDFYQITAGRNLTLKECFKKFKYAHDLTDQPETLAYATEAVIRDFAADNVVYLELRTTPKATGFMTKQQYLTTVLDAIRRAQKSYPTITVKLLPSVDRSKGLHEAAENVSLVLELCKLYSDIIRGMDLSGAPFGTKFSDFEPILKPAKAYGLKMALHCGEFNDDGEVREMFQFGTDRIGHGTFIEGDNLKFVKTNRIPFECCLTSNVKCSTVTSYKDHHFGKLWGAGHEVCICTDDFGVFDTSLSEELRICSETYGLSAQEILQLQVKAIQYTFANEEEKRRLTDLFDKFTNTLKDN; the protein is encoded by the exons ATGGATTTCTTTCATAAATTACCAAAAATT GAGTTGCACGCTCACCTGAATGGATCGCTAAGTAATTCCACcctagctgaattgcaagaaaTCAAATATGGAAAAGAAACCACTGCAACGGAGAAGAGCGATTTTTTGGATTTCTACCAAATAACAGCCGGACGAAATCTAACCTTGAAAGA ATGTTTCAAGAAATTCAAATACGCACACGATCTCACCGATCAACCGGAAACACTGGCATATGCAACTGAAGCTGTTATTCGGGACTTTGCGGCCGACAACGTGGTGTACTTGGAGCTGAGAACAACCCCGAAAGCTACAGGTTTTATGACGAAAcagcagtatctcaccacagtTTTAGATGCAATCag ACGAGCACAAAAATCTTATCCAACCATCACAGTCAAGCTACTCCCTTCGGTCGATCGTTCCAAGGGGCTGCATGAAGCGGCCGAGAACGTCTCACTGGTGCTGGAGCTCTGCAAGCTCTATTCGGACATCATCCGAGGAATGGACCTGAGTGGTGCTCCATTTGGAACGAAATTTTCCGATTTCGAACCGATTCTAAAACCAGCCAAAGCGTACGGGTTAAAAATGGCTCTGCACTGTGGAGAGTTCAACGACGATGGCGAGGTGCGGGAAATGTTCCAGTTTGGAACGGATCGCATCGGACACGGAACGTTCATCGAGGGTGACAATCTGAAGTTTGTCAAAACTAACCGTATTCCTTTCGAATGCTGCCTGACCAGTAACGTTAAATGTAGTACGGTAACATCGTACAAAGATCATCATTTTGGGAAGCTCTGGGGAGCAGGCCACGAAGTTTGCATCTGC ACGGACGATTTTGGCGTCTTTGATACCAGTTTATCTGAGGAATTACGCATTTGTTCTGAAACCTACGGATTGAGTGCACAAGAAATACTTCAACTGCAGGTAAAAGCTATTCAATATACATTTGCCAACGAAGAGGAAAAGCGACGACTAACAGACTTGTTTGATAAGTTCACTAATACCCTAAAAGACAACTAA
- the LOC128737675 gene encoding GTP-binding protein Rit2 has protein sequence MAGDFSGCTARKKNRAQSIEYNPAKIDNGETSKQQLNPLTTRSGLRVYKIVILGDGGVGKSAVTLQFVSHSFLDYHDPTIEDSYQQQAVIDGEAALLDILDTAGQVEFTAMRDQYMRCGEGFIICYSVTDRHSFQEASEYRKLIARVRLTEDIPLVLVANKLDLQSQRKVSTEEGKNLAKQFGCPFYETSAALRHYIDEAFFSLVREIRRKETQRTLNGGSSSEKIHTRRRSRWWRLRSIFALVFRRRRNLNGSIN, from the exons ATGGCAGGCGATTTTTCCGGTTGTACCGCCCGGAAAAAGAATCGTGCTCAATCGATCGAGTACAACCCGGCGAAGATCGACAACGGGGAAACGTCGAAACAGCAGCTAAATCCGCTGACCACTCGAAGCGGATTGCGGGTGTACAAAATTGTGATCCTAGGCGATGGCGGCGTAGGGAAATCGG CCGTCACGCTGCAGTTCGTGAGCCACAGCTTCCTGGACTACCATGATCCTACGATTGAGGATTCCTACCAGCAGCAGGCCGTTATCGACGGTGAGGCGGCACTGCTCGATATTCTCGATACGGCCGGCCAGGTCGAGTTTACCGCCATGCGGGACCAGTACATGCGCTGCGGGGAAGGTTTCATCATCTGCTACTCCGTTACGGATCGGCACAGTTTTCAGGAAGCGTCCGAATATCGAAAGCTCATCGCACGGGTACGCCTTACGGAGGATATTCCGCTGGTGCTGGTGGCCAACAAGCTGGATTTGCAGTCCCAGCGAAAG GTCTCCACTGAGGAAGGAAAAAATCTAGCCAAACAGTTCGGCTGTCCATTCTACGAAACATCAGCTGCTCTTCGTCACTACATCGATGAGGCATTTTTCTCACTCGTTCGTGAAATTCGCAGAAAGGAAACTCAACGA ACCCTAAATGGAGGCTCGAGTTCCGAGAAAATTCATACCCGACGGCGTAGCCGGTGGTGGCGACTGCGCTCCATATTTGCTCTCGTATTCCGACGTCGTCGAAATCTGAACGGAAGTATCAACTAA